The Nitratidesulfovibrio sp. SRB-5 genome includes a window with the following:
- the kdsB gene encoding 3-deoxy-manno-octulosonate cytidylyltransferase, with protein MNIVAIIPARMGSSRFPGKPMADIHGVPMVGHVTFRTAMSPTLTATYVATCDQEIQDYAESAGLKAVMTGDHHVRCTTRTAEALLKIEAATGKRVDIVVMVQGDEPMVTPDMIDAAIAPMLADPAINVTNLMARMETVEEFEDPNEVKVVVDLNSDALYFSREAVPSRKKGVTDVPMQKQVCIIPFRRDYLLKFNDMQETPLEIIESVDMMRILEHGEKVRMVPTDKRTLSVDTPEDLARVVDMMAEDTLRLVYTK; from the coding sequence ATGAACATCGTCGCCATCATCCCCGCCCGCATGGGCTCCAGCCGCTTTCCGGGCAAGCCCATGGCCGACATCCACGGCGTGCCCATGGTGGGCCACGTCACCTTCCGCACGGCCATGAGCCCCACCCTGACCGCCACCTACGTGGCCACCTGCGACCAGGAAATCCAGGACTACGCCGAAAGCGCGGGCCTGAAGGCCGTCATGACCGGCGACCACCACGTGCGCTGCACCACCCGAACCGCCGAAGCCCTGCTGAAGATCGAAGCCGCCACCGGCAAGCGCGTGGACATCGTGGTCATGGTGCAGGGCGACGAACCCATGGTCACCCCCGACATGATCGACGCCGCCATCGCCCCCATGCTGGCCGACCCCGCCATCAACGTCACCAACCTGATGGCCCGCATGGAAACCGTGGAAGAATTCGAAGACCCCAACGAGGTCAAGGTGGTGGTGGACCTGAACTCCGACGCCCTGTACTTCTCGCGCGAGGCGGTGCCCTCTCGCAAGAAGGGCGTCACCGACGTGCCCATGCAGAAGCAGGTGTGCATCATCCCCTTCCGCCGCGACTACCTGCTGAAGTTCAACGACATGCAGGAAACCCCGCTGGAAATCATCGAGTCGGTGGACATGATGCGCATCCTCGAACACGGCGAAAAGGTCCGCATGGTGCCCACCGACAAGCGCACCCTCAGCGTGGACACCCCCGAAGACCTCGCCCGCGTGGTGGACATGATGGCCGAGGACACCCTGCGCCTCGTCTACACGAAGTAA
- a CDS encoding NAD-dependent epimerase/dehydratase family protein, with protein MKITFFGGAGFLGSHVCDKLSDAGHEVTIVDLRPSPYLRSDQRMVVGNILDEAAVDAAIAGADAVFNFAGIADIGEANRKPVDTARINVLGNVILLEACRKAKVSRYVFASSLYVYGKSGGFYRCSKQACELYIENYQAMHGLDYTILRYGSLYGPRADRRNAINRFVAEALETGGITYYGSPTALREYIHVEDAALCTVEVLKPEYANENIVLTGNQPMRVGDLFKMIGEMLGKELNVAYQHDPNSGHYQVTPYAFMPKVGKKLVPNLTTDLGQGVLRVMEEVHRELHPDMHNVGGYLLPREE; from the coding sequence ATGAAGATCACCTTTTTCGGCGGGGCCGGGTTCCTCGGCTCCCACGTCTGCGACAAGCTTTCCGACGCCGGGCACGAGGTCACCATCGTGGACCTGCGCCCCTCGCCCTACCTGCGCAGCGACCAGCGCATGGTGGTCGGCAACATCCTTGACGAGGCCGCCGTGGACGCCGCCATCGCCGGGGCCGACGCCGTGTTCAACTTCGCGGGCATCGCCGACATCGGCGAAGCCAACCGCAAGCCCGTGGATACCGCGCGCATCAACGTGTTGGGCAACGTCATCCTGCTGGAAGCCTGCCGCAAGGCCAAGGTTTCACGCTACGTGTTCGCCAGTTCGCTGTACGTGTACGGCAAATCCGGCGGGTTCTACCGGTGCAGCAAGCAGGCCTGCGAACTGTACATCGAAAACTACCAGGCCATGCACGGGCTGGACTACACCATCCTGCGCTACGGCTCGCTGTACGGCCCCCGCGCCGACCGCCGCAACGCCATCAACCGCTTCGTGGCGGAAGCGCTGGAAACCGGGGGCATCACCTACTACGGCAGCCCCACTGCCCTGCGCGAATACATCCACGTGGAAGACGCCGCCCTGTGCACCGTGGAAGTGCTGAAGCCCGAGTACGCCAACGAGAACATCGTGCTCACCGGCAACCAGCCCATGCGCGTGGGCGACCTGTTCAAGATGATCGGCGAAATGCTGGGCAAGGAACTGAACGTCGCCTACCAGCACGACCCCAACAGCGGCCACTACCAGGTCACGCCCTATGCCTTCATGCCCAAGGTGGGCAAGAAACTGGTGCCCAACCTGACTACCGACCTCGGCCAGGGCGTGCTGCGCGTGATGGAAGAAGTGCACCGCGAACTGCACCCCGACATGCACAACGTGGGCGGCTACCTGCTGCCCCGCGAGGAGTAG
- a CDS encoding HpcH/HpaI aldolase family protein has product MITARDIREKMRRGEATIGTWMQIPSTDVAEILGRSGYDWVAVDLEHAAFTRSQLPDAFRAIELGGAAPFARVAEATLTDIKASLDSGARGLIFPMIETREQLDAAIGWALYPRTDGPSGVRGVGYCRANLFGREFTPYVNETARDTLFVAQIEHIRAVDNLDAILSHPRLDAIMVGPYDLSGSMGLTAQFDHPDFLAALDRIAAAARAHDVPMGLHIVQPDTADLARRIGEGYRFIAWCIDAVFLYRNCACPKA; this is encoded by the coding sequence ATGATCACCGCACGCGACATTCGGGAAAAGATGCGCCGAGGCGAAGCCACCATCGGCACCTGGATGCAGATTCCTTCCACCGACGTGGCCGAAATCCTTGGCCGGTCCGGCTACGACTGGGTGGCCGTGGACCTGGAACACGCCGCCTTCACCCGCAGCCAGCTGCCCGACGCCTTCCGCGCCATCGAGCTTGGCGGGGCCGCGCCCTTTGCCCGCGTGGCCGAAGCCACCCTGACCGACATCAAGGCATCGCTGGATTCCGGCGCGCGGGGCCTTATCTTTCCCATGATCGAAACCCGCGAACAGCTGGACGCCGCCATCGGCTGGGCGCTGTACCCCCGCACCGACGGCCCTTCCGGCGTGCGCGGCGTGGGCTACTGCCGGGCCAACCTGTTCGGCCGCGAGTTCACGCCCTACGTGAACGAAACCGCCCGCGACACCCTGTTCGTGGCGCAGATCGAGCACATCCGCGCGGTGGACAACCTGGACGCCATCCTGTCCCACCCGCGCCTTGATGCCATCATGGTGGGGCCGTACGACCTTTCCGGCTCCATGGGGCTGACCGCGCAGTTCGACCACCCGGACTTTCTCGCCGCGCTGGACCGCATCGCCGCCGCCGCGCGCGCCCACGACGTGCCCATGGGCCTGCACATCGTGCAGCCCGACACGGCGGACCTTGCGCGCCGCATCGGCGAAGGCTACCGGTTCATCGCGTGGTGCATCGATGCGGTGTTTCTGTACCGCAACTGCGCGTGCCCCAAGGCCTAG
- a CDS encoding lipopolysaccharide biosynthesis protein: MTQQTLAKRYAFKLLANVASIPVYLTMEAVLPRALGPTGYGNYSFATNMFQQFAGFLDMGTSTCFYNALSRRQQEFGLVSFYVRVAALVLAITMLFSLSAYVPGLGQWLLPDVPAWIVPLAALWAFLSWWGRVLRSMNDALGVTVSSEISRTVLNLASVGALLALFLLGWLNMGTLFAHQYATLIALAVGYALVLRGCWPTVTFRMPKDERRAYTREFADYSTPLFVQALASTVFLVAERWLLQTFNGSAQQGFFALSQKVGMACFLFVSAMTPLVMRELSIAWGKGDRTEMGRLMDRFAPLLFTVAGYFSCFTAMEAPAVVRIFGGADYAAAILPVQIMALYPVHQAYGQLAGSVFYATGRTRTMRNMAVTEYILGFGLSWLLLAPADKFGFGLGAMGLAVKTVLVQFLSVNFMLWMSSRIIPLNYLRNVAHQALCLAFLGGAAWACRSLTIATGLGDAQDIVRFFVSGVIYSALVGGAVLAVPQLVGLTRQDLRGLAKRALGRFRKSGA; the protein is encoded by the coding sequence ATGACCCAACAAACCCTTGCCAAGCGATACGCGTTCAAGCTGCTGGCGAACGTGGCGTCCATCCCGGTGTACCTGACCATGGAGGCGGTGTTGCCGCGCGCCCTGGGCCCCACGGGGTACGGCAACTACAGCTTTGCCACGAACATGTTCCAGCAGTTCGCGGGGTTCCTGGACATGGGCACCTCCACCTGCTTCTACAACGCGTTGTCGCGGCGGCAGCAGGAATTCGGGCTGGTGTCGTTCTACGTGCGGGTGGCGGCGCTGGTGCTGGCCATCACCATGCTGTTCTCGCTGTCGGCGTACGTGCCGGGGCTGGGGCAGTGGCTGCTGCCGGACGTACCCGCGTGGATCGTGCCGCTGGCGGCCCTGTGGGCGTTTCTGTCGTGGTGGGGCCGGGTACTGCGCTCCATGAACGACGCGCTGGGGGTGACGGTATCCAGCGAAATTTCGCGCACGGTGCTGAACCTGGCCAGCGTGGGGGCGCTGCTGGCGCTGTTCCTGCTGGGCTGGCTGAACATGGGCACCCTGTTCGCGCACCAGTACGCAACGCTGATCGCGCTGGCGGTGGGCTATGCGTTGGTGCTGCGGGGGTGCTGGCCCACGGTGACCTTCCGCATGCCCAAGGACGAACGGCGGGCCTACACGCGGGAATTCGCGGACTACAGCACGCCGCTGTTCGTGCAGGCGCTGGCGTCCACCGTGTTCCTGGTGGCGGAACGCTGGCTGCTACAAACCTTCAACGGCAGCGCGCAGCAGGGGTTCTTTGCCCTGTCGCAGAAGGTGGGCATGGCCTGCTTCCTGTTCGTTTCGGCCATGACGCCGCTGGTCATGCGCGAACTGTCCATTGCCTGGGGCAAGGGCGACCGGACGGAAATGGGCAGGCTGATGGACCGCTTTGCGCCGCTGCTGTTCACGGTGGCGGGCTATTTTTCGTGCTTCACGGCCATGGAGGCCCCGGCGGTGGTGCGCATCTTCGGCGGGGCGGACTACGCGGCGGCCATCCTGCCGGTGCAGATCATGGCCCTGTACCCGGTGCACCAGGCCTACGGGCAGCTTGCCGGGTCGGTGTTCTACGCCACGGGCCGCACCCGCACCATGCGCAACATGGCGGTGACGGAATACATACTGGGCTTCGGCCTGTCGTGGCTGCTGCTGGCCCCGGCGGACAAGTTCGGCTTCGGCCTAGGGGCCATGGGCCTTGCGGTAAAGACGGTGCTGGTCCAGTTCCTGTCGGTCAATTTCATGCTGTGGATGAGCTCGCGGATCATCCCGCTGAACTACCTGCGCAACGTGGCGCATCAGGCACTGTGCCTGGCCTTTCTGGGCGGCGCGGCGTGGGCCTGCCGCAGCCTGACCATTGCCACGGGGCTGGGGGACGCGCAGGACATCGTGCGCTTCTTCGTTTCCGGCGTGATCTATTCCGCACTGGTGGGCGGGGCGGTGCTGGCCGTGCCGCAACTGGTGGGCCTTACCCGGCAGGACCTGCGCGGGCTGGCCAAGCGGGCGCTGGGACGGTTCCGCAAGTCCGGGGCGTAA
- a CDS encoding acyltransferase gives MGGFITRALRKVREEGLTPRDIVSYGCMALHRTASCLWGTVRMRLKAALFGVRLGGGCECCGAIILQRWPGSRIELGRGVGIISSSRRCTSATIHAPTRLRTFAGSAAILVGDGVTMNGTAITARSRTIRIGKGTMIGPNCVITDSDFHAPWPPETRLTTPAFERDRDVTIGDNVWLGMRCIVLKGVTIGDGAIVAAGSVVTRDVPPATLVAGTPARMVRQLP, from the coding sequence ATGGGCGGATTCATCACCAGGGCGCTGCGCAAGGTGCGCGAAGAGGGGCTGACCCCGCGCGACATCGTGTCCTATGGTTGCATGGCCCTGCACCGCACCGCATCCTGCCTGTGGGGCACGGTGCGCATGCGGCTGAAGGCCGCGCTGTTCGGCGTGCGGCTGGGCGGCGGGTGCGAGTGCTGCGGCGCCATCATCCTGCAACGCTGGCCGGGCAGCCGCATCGAACTGGGGCGTGGGGTGGGCATCATTTCCTCGTCCCGGCGGTGCACCTCGGCCACCATCCACGCCCCCACCCGGCTGCGCACCTTTGCGGGCAGCGCCGCCATCCTGGTCGGCGACGGCGTGACCATGAACGGCACGGCCATCACCGCCCGCTCGCGCACCATCCGCATCGGCAAGGGGACCATGATCGGCCCCAACTGCGTGATCACCGATTCCGACTTCCACGCGCCGTGGCCACCGGAAACGCGCCTGACCACCCCGGCCTTCGAGCGTGACCGCGACGTGACCATCGGCGACAACGTCTGGCTGGGCATGCGCTGCATCGTCCTGAAGGGCGTGACCATCGGCGACGGAGCCATCGTTGCCGCAGGCAGCGTGGTCACCCGCGACGTGCCCCCCGCCACCCTCGTGGCAGGCACGCCCGCCCGCATGGTGCGGCAGTTGCCGTAG
- a CDS encoding LIC12162 family transferase: MTQRRTLVLAVAPDDAAPDTHLMAGPWCFHGREDAFPDWDTRFTFGPDPYASGDEVAAAIDEANSYAISRIPDLALRLGAHHGADLPRDFWDLTLYPWLTLCCQMLHERQRRVQDMIRLWGTEELDVPLLPGDCAFSFEDSHQFILAGAQDQLFNWWVFSRILEPQLPAAWRAVHAEPVTRHSGAPAEGGLRSLARRLLYALPFPRIKGFSTLQSLVFSMALLGPRTCEDRTIPLAQLKGRMPVWRFEPDDIILPSIPRALCQQRLPRTVRQRRPRTRVVNVASYHDDAYRMRVALDRAAGTRLVFIQHGGNYGHIRESAVVPFYEYRQHAFVTWGWTSHAPFRGNYVPLPHAQLDRIKDSHADRTGALVLVGAEMSLLSYRLDSRPQPLQWLDYRRDKARFLAALPDHVRASALYRPYFQTMSGLDDGPWVLRRFADVRRCEGSLDEHMLGCRLLVLDHHGTTLELAMAANTPTVLYWNPEHWRVGRETAAALAELAAVGIHHATPDAAAAHICRIWPDVHGWWQSEPVQQARRNWCAQYAMTTPGSINGIWLDALRGL, from the coding sequence ATGACCCAACGCCGTACCCTCGTCCTTGCCGTCGCCCCCGACGATGCCGCCCCCGACACCCATCTGATGGCCGGACCGTGGTGTTTTCACGGACGCGAGGACGCCTTTCCCGACTGGGACACCCGCTTCACCTTCGGCCCCGACCCGTACGCCAGCGGCGACGAGGTGGCCGCCGCCATCGACGAGGCCAACAGCTACGCCATTTCGCGCATCCCGGACCTTGCCCTGCGCCTTGGCGCGCACCACGGGGCCGACCTGCCGCGCGACTTCTGGGACCTGACCCTGTACCCGTGGCTGACCCTGTGCTGCCAGATGCTGCACGAGCGCCAGCGCCGCGTGCAGGACATGATCCGCCTGTGGGGCACGGAAGAGCTGGACGTCCCCCTGCTGCCGGGCGACTGCGCCTTTTCCTTCGAGGACAGCCACCAGTTCATCCTTGCGGGCGCGCAGGACCAGTTGTTCAACTGGTGGGTGTTCTCGCGCATCCTCGAACCGCAGTTGCCCGCCGCCTGGCGGGCCGTGCATGCCGAGCCGGTCACCCGCCATTCCGGGGCCCCCGCCGAAGGCGGCCTGCGCAGCCTTGCGCGGCGGCTGCTGTACGCGCTGCCGTTTCCGCGCATCAAGGGCTTTTCCACCCTGCAATCGCTGGTGTTTTCCATGGCGTTGCTCGGGCCGCGCACCTGCGAGGACCGCACCATTCCCCTGGCCCAGCTCAAGGGCCGCATGCCGGTGTGGCGCTTCGAACCGGACGACATCATCCTGCCGTCCATCCCCCGCGCCCTGTGCCAGCAGCGTCTGCCCCGCACCGTGCGGCAGCGCCGCCCGCGCACCCGCGTGGTCAACGTGGCCTCGTACCACGACGACGCCTACCGCATGCGCGTGGCCCTGGACCGCGCCGCCGGGACGCGGCTGGTGTTCATCCAGCACGGCGGCAACTACGGCCACATCCGCGAATCCGCCGTGGTGCCCTTCTACGAATACCGCCAGCACGCCTTCGTCACCTGGGGCTGGACCAGCCACGCGCCGTTCCGGGGCAATTACGTGCCCCTGCCGCACGCCCAACTGGACCGCATCAAGGACAGCCACGCCGACCGCACCGGCGCGCTGGTGCTTGTGGGCGCGGAAATGAGCCTGCTCTCCTACCGGCTGGATTCACGCCCGCAGCCGCTGCAATGGCTGGACTACCGCCGCGACAAGGCGCGCTTTCTCGCCGCCCTGCCCGACCACGTGCGCGCATCCGCCCTGTACCGCCCCTATTTCCAGACCATGAGCGGCCTGGACGACGGCCCGTGGGTGCTGCGCCGCTTTGCCGACGTGCGCCGCTGCGAAGGGAGCCTGGACGAGCACATGCTGGGCTGCCGCCTGCTGGTGCTGGACCATCACGGCACCACCCTGGAACTGGCCATGGCCGCCAACACCCCCACCGTGCTGTACTGGAACCCCGAACACTGGCGCGTGGGACGCGAAACCGCCGCCGCCCTGGCCGAACTGGCCGCCGTGGGCATCCACCACGCCACGCCAGACGCCGCTGCCGCGCACATCTGCCGCATCTGGCCCGACGTGCACGGCTGGTGGCAGAGCGAGCCCGTGCAGCAGGCCCGCCGCAACTGGTGCGCCCAGTACGCCATGACCACCCCCGGCAGCATCAACGGTATCTGGCTGGACGCGCTGCGCGGGTTGTAA
- a CDS encoding N-acetylneuraminate synthase family protein, producing the protein MRLTEIFSSKPACARSAGIQRPYIIAEAGVNHEGSMDIARRLVDEACAGGAHAIKFQTYKAATLASKDSPAYWDTTKEPTSSQYELFTRHDKFWKGEFEALKKHCDSAGIEFMSTPFDVESARFLNDMMDVYKISSSDITNKPFIEFMCGFGKPIILSTGAAHLHEIAEAVEWIEAKGNPLALLHCVLNYPTDDVNAALGMIPALRQHFPQHVIGYSDHTLPRDMKVLEVATLLGARILEKHFTHDKTLPGNDHYHAMDKDDLAHFNASLDRILPMVGPFTISALESEAPARRNARRSLVAARPIAAGAVITRDDLTWKRPAHGVSPREIDAVLGKRARADIAEDTVLQWSHLE; encoded by the coding sequence ATGCGCCTGACCGAAATATTCAGCAGCAAGCCTGCCTGCGCGCGCAGCGCGGGCATCCAGCGTCCGTACATCATTGCCGAGGCGGGCGTGAACCACGAGGGCAGCATGGACATTGCCCGGCGTCTGGTGGACGAAGCCTGCGCGGGCGGCGCGCACGCCATCAAGTTCCAGACGTACAAGGCGGCCACGCTGGCGTCCAAGGATTCCCCGGCCTACTGGGACACCACCAAGGAACCGACCAGCAGCCAGTACGAACTGTTCACCCGGCACGACAAGTTCTGGAAGGGCGAGTTCGAGGCGCTGAAGAAGCACTGCGACAGCGCGGGCATCGAATTCATGTCCACCCCGTTCGACGTGGAATCGGCAAGGTTCCTGAACGACATGATGGACGTCTACAAGATCTCGTCGTCGGACATCACCAACAAGCCGTTCATCGAGTTCATGTGCGGGTTCGGCAAGCCCATCATCCTGTCCACGGGCGCGGCGCACCTGCACGAAATCGCCGAGGCGGTGGAGTGGATCGAGGCCAAGGGCAACCCGCTGGCCCTGCTGCACTGCGTGCTGAACTACCCCACCGACGACGTGAACGCCGCGCTGGGCATGATTCCGGCGCTGCGCCAGCACTTTCCGCAGCACGTCATCGGCTACTCGGACCACACCCTGCCCCGCGACATGAAGGTGCTGGAAGTGGCCACCCTGCTGGGCGCGCGCATCCTTGAAAAGCACTTCACCCACGACAAGACCCTGCCCGGCAACGACCACTACCACGCCATGGACAAGGACGATCTGGCGCACTTCAACGCCTCGCTCGACCGCATCCTGCCCATGGTGGGGCCGTTCACCATTTCCGCGCTGGAGTCAGAGGCCCCGGCCCGGCGCAACGCCCGGCGCAGCCTGGTGGCGGCGCGGCCCATTGCGGCAGGCGCCGTGATCACCCGCGACGACCTGACCTGGAAGCGCCCGGCCCACGGCGTGAGCCCGCGCGAAATCGACGCGGTGCTCGGCAAGCGCGCCCGCGCCGACATCGCGGAAGACACCGTGCTCCAGTGGAGCCATCTGGAATAA
- a CDS encoding cytidylyltransferase domain-containing protein: protein MRTVALIQARLGSTRLPCKTMLSLHGLPVIDWVVRRTRKARLIDEVVVATSDRPENDVLEYHLSRQGVAVFRGPEDDVLERFRLAGAAHGAEQVVRICADNPLIWGPAIDDLIRFWRDENAAGACDYAYNHIPRNNSYPDGLGAETLSYALLADIAAKATLPAHREHCLSYIWDNPGLYRIRTFDPANPVLRRPDLKLDMDTPEDYRALALLDIHPDITPEEIVALFPPKG from the coding sequence ATGAGAACCGTTGCCCTCATCCAGGCCCGCCTGGGTTCCACCCGCCTGCCCTGCAAGACCATGCTCTCGCTGCACGGCCTGCCCGTCATCGACTGGGTGGTGCGCCGCACCCGCAAGGCGCGGCTCATCGACGAGGTGGTCGTGGCCACCTCTGACCGGCCCGAAAACGACGTGCTGGAATATCACCTCTCGCGACAGGGCGTGGCCGTGTTCCGCGGGCCGGAGGACGACGTGCTGGAACGCTTCCGCCTGGCCGGTGCCGCCCACGGCGCGGAGCAGGTGGTGCGCATCTGCGCCGACAACCCGCTGATCTGGGGTCCGGCCATCGATGACCTGATCCGCTTCTGGCGCGACGAAAACGCCGCCGGTGCCTGCGACTACGCGTACAACCACATTCCGCGCAACAACAGCTATCCCGACGGCCTGGGCGCGGAAACCCTGTCCTACGCGCTGCTGGCCGACATAGCGGCCAAGGCCACCCTGCCCGCCCACCGCGAGCACTGCCTGTCGTACATCTGGGACAACCCCGGCCTGTACCGCATCCGCACCTTTGATCCGGCCAACCCCGTCCTGCGCCGCCCCGACCTGAAGCTGGACATGGATACCCCCGAAGATTACCGCGCCCTCGCCCTGCTGGACATCCACCCGGACATCACCCCCGAGGAGATCGTGGCCCTTTTTCCGCCCAAGGGGTAA
- a CDS encoding cytidylyltransferase domain-containing protein: protein MTAPRRCIVIPAIKKNAVIPDQLVKRLAGVTLIQRAIDTARSVAEAADIVVVTDSQEIALVCERNGVRHHYNASLRFTSLDIVRELRGVLEELAATYPYLVIYRASCPLLTGHDIDDAFDRFRSEGADVLVTVKSIRQRVWEKRDGSLDAILADDGVDEGPQDGADDNPGEGPQDGQEGGAGAGNTPGGSGVSGGSGGHASPSREVYVESKALVMLRASALAPGATPRVMPYFLNDRAIEINSYQDWWLCEKLLERRHIVFVVAGYPAIGMGHVFRALMLAHEISDHKITFLCTRDSELAVKNIAARDYRTYIQQTDDLASGLAPGLAPGLAHDVLRLAPDLVVNDILDTDAEYMLRLKAAGVRTVNFEDEGPGAAHADLVVNALYEEKHEDPRLLYGHRYFCLRDEFIAGERNEFRPQPKRVLVTFGGTDHSDFTRRTLDCIEPLCRERGIAISIVAGPGYAHREAMQAHVDALGSPLVEFTHATNVMSRKMEGADIAICSAGRTVYELAHMRVPAIVMAHHEREARHTFARARNGFAYLGVMHPFREGALRRAFTRMLDEGFRRTLHQRMQRLDFTRNKAGVVARIGALLAPAQGGAAPRRPSYIDELPFGPDFDLRSALIEQSPSVEGSATANGAASDAPVSPVSTGTPLSGALVAPEMPRGPHGDTA from the coding sequence ATGACCGCCCCCCGGCGCTGCATCGTCATACCCGCCATCAAGAAGAATGCGGTCATCCCCGACCAGCTGGTAAAACGGCTGGCCGGGGTGACCCTGATCCAGCGCGCCATCGACACGGCCCGGTCCGTGGCCGAGGCGGCGGACATCGTGGTGGTCACCGACAGCCAGGAAATCGCCCTGGTCTGCGAACGCAACGGCGTGCGCCACCACTACAACGCCAGCCTGCGCTTCACCTCGCTGGACATCGTGCGCGAACTGCGCGGCGTGCTGGAAGAACTGGCCGCCACCTACCCGTACCTGGTCATCTACCGGGCCAGTTGCCCGCTGCTGACCGGCCACGACATCGACGACGCCTTCGACCGCTTCCGGAGCGAGGGCGCGGACGTGCTGGTGACGGTGAAGAGCATCCGCCAGCGGGTGTGGGAAAAGCGCGACGGCAGCCTGGACGCCATCCTTGCGGATGACGGGGTGGACGAGGGGCCGCAAGACGGGGCGGATGACAACCCCGGCGAAGGGCCGCAAGACGGGCAGGAAGGCGGCGCAGGCGCGGGCAACACGCCTGGCGGATCTGGCGTGTCTGGCGGGTCTGGCGGCCACGCGTCACCCAGCCGCGAAGTCTACGTGGAAAGCAAGGCGCTGGTCATGCTGCGCGCATCCGCCCTGGCCCCCGGCGCCACCCCGCGCGTGATGCCCTATTTCCTCAACGACCGGGCCATCGAAATCAACAGCTACCAGGACTGGTGGCTGTGCGAAAAACTGCTGGAGCGGCGGCACATCGTGTTCGTGGTGGCGGGCTACCCGGCCATCGGCATGGGGCACGTGTTCCGCGCCCTGATGCTGGCCCACGAGATTTCCGACCACAAGATCACCTTCCTGTGCACCCGCGACAGCGAGCTTGCGGTGAAGAACATCGCCGCCCGCGACTACCGCACCTACATCCAGCAGACGGACGATCTTGCCTCCGGGCTTGCACCCGGGCTTGCACCCGGGCTTGCACATGACGTGCTGCGCCTTGCGCCGGACCTGGTGGTCAACGACATCCTGGACACCGACGCGGAGTACATGCTGCGCCTGAAGGCCGCCGGGGTGCGCACCGTGAACTTCGAGGACGAAGGCCCCGGAGCGGCCCACGCCGACCTTGTGGTCAACGCCCTGTACGAGGAAAAGCACGAAGACCCGCGCCTGCTCTACGGCCACCGCTACTTCTGCCTGCGCGACGAATTCATCGCCGGCGAACGCAACGAATTCCGCCCGCAGCCGAAGCGGGTGCTGGTGACCTTCGGCGGCACCGACCATTCCGACTTCACCCGCCGCACCCTGGACTGCATCGAGCCGCTGTGCCGCGAGCGGGGCATCGCCATCAGCATCGTGGCCGGGCCGGGCTACGCCCACCGCGAGGCCATGCAGGCGCACGTGGATGCCCTGGGCTCGCCGCTGGTCGAATTCACCCACGCCACCAACGTCATGTCGCGCAAGATGGAAGGAGCGGACATCGCCATCTGTTCCGCCGGGCGCACCGTGTACGAACTGGCGCACATGCGCGTGCCCGCCATCGTCATGGCCCATCACGAACGCGAGGCGCGGCACACCTTTGCCCGTGCCCGCAACGGCTTCGCCTACCTCGGCGTGATGCACCCCTTCCGCGAAGGGGCGCTGCGCCGGGCCTTCACGCGCATGCTGGACGAAGGCTTTCGCCGCACCCTGCACCAGCGCATGCAACGGCTGGACTTCACCCGCAACAAGGCCGGGGTGGTAGCGCGCATCGGCGCGCTGCTGGCCCCCGCGCAGGGCGGCGCCGCGCCGCGCAGGCCGTCGTACATCGACGAGTTGCCCTTCGGCCCGGACTTCGACCTGCGCAGCGCGCTCATCGAACAATCCCCCAGCGTGGAAGGGTCGGCCACCGCCAACGGGGCCGCCTCCGACGCCCCCGTTTCTCCCGTTTCCACGGGCACCCCGCTTTCGGGTGCGCTCGTGGCTCCGGAAATGCCGCGCGGCCCGCACGGAGACACCGCATGA